In a single window of the Pedococcus dokdonensis genome:
- a CDS encoding NAD(P)/FAD-dependent oxidoreductase, giving the protein MSAPRRAVIGSGVAGLTAAHVLSTAGLVTLYEADARLGGHADTHEVSVDGRTIGVDTGFIVHNDRTYPTLLRLFRELGVQTQESDMSMSVRDDEAGLEYAGARAARGLFPRAANLANGNYLRMLTEVRKFHREARALLARDETDADRDETLGSFARRCGFTAYFTRHFLEPVVAAVWSCDPGVSLQYPARYLFEFLDHHGMLTVFGSPTWRTVTGGSHSYVQALAAGIDDIRLATPVRSVRETTDGVVVTDAAGAADVYDSVVIAAHPHQALVMLAEPSHVQREVLSAIRYSSNVAQLHTDESVLPRSSGARASWNYWRRAEAEGTGVLVTYDLTRLQRLDVTDRRFLVTLNGVDCVDQDLVIDTMHYEHPLYTPESVAAQRRLPEVNTARVAFAGAYHGWGFHEDGARSGVLAAEVLGVPWTEGGVSAAGRLPDDDLEEVGAR; this is encoded by the coding sequence ATGTCTGCACCACGCCGCGCCGTCATCGGCAGCGGAGTCGCCGGGCTCACGGCTGCCCACGTGCTCAGCACGGCCGGCCTGGTGACGCTCTACGAAGCCGACGCCCGTCTGGGCGGCCACGCCGACACCCACGAGGTCTCCGTGGACGGCAGGACGATCGGCGTCGACACCGGGTTCATCGTGCACAACGACCGCACCTACCCCACCTTGCTGCGCCTCTTCCGCGAGCTGGGTGTCCAGACGCAGGAGTCGGACATGAGCATGTCCGTCCGCGACGACGAAGCGGGCCTGGAGTATGCCGGCGCGCGGGCTGCCCGGGGCCTGTTCCCCCGCGCCGCGAACCTGGCCAACGGCAACTACCTGCGGATGCTGACCGAGGTCAGGAAGTTCCACCGCGAGGCCAGGGCACTGCTGGCGCGGGACGAGACCGACGCGGACCGCGACGAGACCCTGGGGTCCTTCGCGCGGCGGTGCGGCTTCACCGCATACTTCACCCGTCACTTCCTCGAGCCCGTGGTCGCGGCGGTGTGGTCCTGCGACCCGGGGGTCTCCCTGCAGTACCCGGCCCGCTACCTCTTCGAGTTCCTGGACCACCACGGCATGCTCACCGTGTTCGGGTCGCCCACCTGGCGCACGGTCACCGGCGGCTCGCACAGCTACGTGCAGGCCCTGGCCGCCGGCATCGACGACATCAGGCTCGCCACTCCCGTGCGGTCGGTGCGGGAGACCACAGACGGTGTCGTGGTGACCGATGCCGCCGGTGCAGCGGACGTCTACGACTCCGTCGTCATCGCTGCCCACCCCCACCAGGCGCTCGTGATGCTGGCTGAGCCCAGCCACGTCCAGCGTGAGGTCCTCAGCGCGATCCGCTACTCCAGCAACGTCGCCCAGCTGCACACCGACGAGTCGGTGCTGCCGCGGTCGTCCGGTGCCCGTGCCTCCTGGAACTACTGGCGGAGAGCCGAGGCCGAGGGCACGGGGGTGCTGGTCACCTACGACCTCACCCGCCTGCAGCGTCTGGACGTGACCGATCGTCGGTTCCTCGTCACACTGAACGGCGTGGACTGCGTGGACCAGGACCTCGTCATCGACACGATGCACTACGAGCACCCGCTCTACACGCCGGAATCCGTTGCAGCGCAACGCCGACTGCCGGAGGTGAACACCGCCCGGGTGGCCTTCGCTGGCGCCTATCACGGTTGGGGTTTCCACGAGGACGGCGCACGGTCGGGCGTCCTCGCCGCCGAGGTGCTCGGCGTGCCCTGGACCGAGGGCGGGGTGTCCGCCGCGGGGCGGCTGCCCGACGACGACCTCGAGGAAGTGGGTGCCCGGTGA